The DNA sequence tatattattattcaaatttattcaataaatatcatatataataatatatgtataaatcacaattaaaataaCGTTCTATcacatgaattaatttaaaattttttcacaatttaaatttcaaattctattttaattatattaacataGTGTAATATTTTCCAAACAATTAAAGAGATTTAGTTAATGAATATGGAGTgttggtaatattttttaaataattaacacaATTAGTAtaggagttaaaaaaaaaggaagagtgaGCGTAATTTTACGAACTTCCGGATGATAAGTGTAATGTACTCGGAAAAATTAATCTTCTACCAGTTGAAtaaacctatatatatatattaatcactatattaatatttttaacgaAGTATATGCGACTGTTAATACAACCttacactttttaattattctataaTATGATCTACTATACAAGACTGACTTGATTTTAAACCATCTGTCAGACTTAGAATAAGAGTTCGGCCGACTCATCTCGTGTAAatcacttattattttttacatttgtttAGAGATCATCTGTCTTTTACCTTATTCGGAATAATGTGATTTATAATTGagtatatttatttgaaattcgAAAGGCTGTATTGTACTTTATTCTAGTATTTtaacaagtatagaaaaaataattaattgagcATATCGATCCGTTGAAACTTGAAACCTCTTTACCCGCAAGAATATGATTACATGAGCCCTATACAATATTGTAAAGTCATTTACCTTATTGTATTAACTACTAATTGTGCTACGCGTTGCCATTGCCGGCCACTTTTTTTACCAgccaaagaattttaatttgagaATGATTACAAAGTACCCAATCCTTTTATCAAAGTGCAGTCTAACACCCGAATATTTTTGTAGACTACTACTACTATTAAAAAGATAGTCTACTACACATATTTTATGACCGTTATAAGTAAACCGTTTTAAATATGATAcgataacatttttataaattaagacaatgaaaattatttttaatgacacattttaaaataattattatgaatcatcttaaaatataactgtgtgACAATGTTGTAATTAGAGAATATGAAAAGGACGACAGTTACTAACACAAAACCGTCttggttttttatttccaaatctGAAATCCCTAGCTTCAATTCCCCCTCGAACTATCACAATGTCGTCCCTCCCTCGAACTCTCCCTCTCTAGCTCACCCACTCTCTAGCTCAACTTAGATGACCACATTTTTTGAGTTGTCGTTTGAACTCAATGGAGATGGAGTTTTGTTCACCATCTCTAATAATTATGACTCACATTTGTCTTCTATGTTTTCAGAGATGCCTTATCCAATCATATCCAACGCAACATGAAAAAGGTTTTCAGAGATTCCTTCAAGAGGTGGGCGCAGGCCACCACAGGGGTTTTGAGGCTCACGGAGACAACCTACGACAATGCCGACATCAAGGTGGGGTTCAGAATATTCAACAATATTTGGGACCAGGTGTTTAGCCTAAGCTTTATCATACTGCAACCAGGTTCTAATGTCACGACAGGGGACATACGCCTCAAAGGTGCCATTTTATGGTCGCTGCCGAGTGAAAAAGAGAGCCTGTCGTGGGAGAACGGAGTTTTGGACTTGGAGAGTGCGGCGATGCATCTTCTAGGGCTTGATCACTCTAACAAAGAGGACTCTGTTATGTACCCTAACGTATTGCCATGGCAGCAACGAAAGGTGGAGCTCTCGGTTTCTGATATGGAAAACATTCAGCGTCACTACACTAACGGCATCTCTGGCCACAGTGGGCGTTGGGGAGTGCTTTTAATCACTATCTTGTCTCTTGGATTTGCTTACGAGcttctttaattttgtattcGTATTTGGGTTTATGAGCTTGTTGGGAACAATTTTATGACTGTTGACTTGAATATAATGCATGTGTTGTTCCCCCAACCGTGATTTATTAACTTATTGCATTAGCAAATTAAAGATTATCCACTgttgtataaatttaattatagacCATTAAGCTGGTATAACCTTTATGTCTTGttaatataagaaattaaaagggtGCGTGAATATTTACTACAGATTCTGGACTGTATGTAATGTGATTAACCACTAGTTATATACGTAccataaaagaaaatactttgGGAGCCAGAACAAATTAAATCTTACTACATATTAacttccttttttatatttttaattttggataaaaatatttttactccaTCTGAAATAtgggaaatttaaaattagtctctctaaatttttttgtctCAATGTCTCTAAAATTTTAACATGCTACTTCATTTAGCATGTTAATTTGTTACTAAACAATGTATCTAGCACCATATGATtaccaatttttcattttctgtcaGTTCACCCTGTGACATTTTTTCACATTCTTTGGCCATTCTTAGGGATTCTTGGAGCATCTTTCACCTCTTGATCATGGCGCACTTGATGCCTTGGATTTTTTGGAGGTTTAAAATGCATGGGCTGGGATTTTTTAAGATCAAGGTTATTGTCACCTAAACACGtggttttcttttctatttctaccatcttaaaatacttttatgCTTGTATTTATTGATCTTAGTTTGGGgtttgaatttctttttatcatgacCATCTAAGCTTATATCATGAGGGATGTTGTGACTtgaatattatgaatttttctAATAATGTGTTGTTGTCTTATTGTacttaattttgaatttgggaaTTGACTTTAAATTTATACTATAGTGTTAATTAATAGATTAATTAGTAACCATCCATAGAGACGTTCCCTAATGTTCCACtcaattaattatacttttagtaGTTTTTAACCAGTGAAGTTCAAATAATTAAGAcgaaaaaaatagcaaaagaaatatattaaatggTCACAAACATAGGGGACCGTGCTTTGGACACAATGGGCTTGCTTATGGGTTTTAGAAGGTAGCTTATATGGTACTGTATAACATTTTGAGCAAATGCCTCTTGTGCCttaagtcattttttttcttcatcctgtttattagaaaaaataattttaactgatATAGAATTTAGCTAagaagtaaataattttataaaatttttttaaggatcaaattcaaataatttaatcttattttcaacacattaatcattttattttatgttgaatCACTTGATTTCAAGTCATATGTTCTTATCAATGAAGTTTcctcatatataaaaaaaagcccAAAAATAAAGAAGGCCAAAAAAGGAAAGGGCCTCAATAAATgaagatagaaaaaaatagtGAGTTCATACAAGCAAGCCTTCAGACAATGCCACTTTATCAATCCAGAAAAAGTATGATTGCTCGAAAGGATAAATATATTTAGATGCCCAAAATACTATTATACACCTATAAAAAAGAGTGAATTTTATAggtatattaaatatatgatgtgatatgagaagaagaaaaaaaaagaaatgttaaaaaactatttaaaattatggaaaattcaaaaataacatatttagtacttgatcctttttctctttgaagagGATGAAGTTTACTTTATGATCCTtgtgtttattataaaatttaattcgtTAATCACGTTTGAATCAACAAGTTATATATTAGTTCGAATAAAATTAGACTCGGtgttctatatttattttttcatgtgtacttttttatttattaaaaagttcCAGCATATTtccaaatatattaattttatgacttactcaaaatagttttaaatttaaaaaataactatttcttTTCAATAAAAACGTATAAAAAATTAGGGATGGCATAAGAGAAAGTTCTagcatagtaaaaaaataattaaaaaatggtatTCTCACGATGCATAAGAAAAAGTCCCTTATGCATTTTCTTATGATCGATTAGTTGGtgcaaacaaaaatgaaaaaaaattgctccacaaaataattcaatcgtgtattttttaaaatttcttaaaaagttCTAGCTTAGttccatatatattaattttaattatgactaaaatagtttaaatataaaaaacaactatttattttttaaaaatatcttaaaaataattaaacaaataataattttaaaataattttaattatgactAAAGTgaataagacaaaaaaatttataaaaaataattataaaatatttttatggataaatgAGAGGGggcattttgaaataattaaaaaagatttaatttttaaaatactttaatggATTAATTGGATATTCATccataaaaatgttaattaatgcattttattaaattgatcaTGAACACATTAAATTTGTGTTTATGAATTTTGAATGGATATTCATAAATGAAATTGTGGTATTTTTGCTAATGATATTTTTGCTCATTATATGTAGTTCATCTCTCTTCTAAGAAGGTAAAAAGTTATGCTTTGTTTGACATATTTTTTTGGCATGCTGTGGTATGGTCTACTTTGATTATGCATAACAAAATTGTGTTTCAAGGAGTTTTCTTTTGACTTTAATGGTGTTTTGGACTTGATAAAAAAGGTTGTTTTGTAGACATGGTATGAGACTAATTAAGATGAGCAATACTCTCTGTTCTTTTTTAATTGGTGTATTGATCAtgtaatttatctttatttgttcCTTTGGTTTTGCATTGTAATACATATGTATTAGGATTGGAATACCCAttgtacttttttaaaaaaataaataaataaaactttgttttaaaaaaaaatgttagtcacactctctttttaatattttctcttatACCATTagctgaaaaaattaataattttggtaGGATTCCGGCCTTTTCTTTTAATGAGGTGTCTCTATTTATCTATATTGATTTAGAAATGAAATCCATCCAAATTGATgacattttataaatttcaaacaATGCTAATAAAGTATTAGAAAAAGAGTGTCAGAAAAATTTGCTAACATTcctaaaaaaagataagatcgTATGAGTTTCTTATGTAGAAGCACTTTGGACACTTATTACCAATCCgactttaattgttttttatttattcttcacTACGGTATGTTTGgatcaactgaaaaaattaggttattttaatatttgattatatgaaTAACAATTATTGGTATAATCCATTATAATCCGAATAAGTTTTTGTTTGAGTTTGTTTcttgtaaatttatatattttgagataattattttcgtatggatgaaaaaaataattaacttttacgtaagattttttttttttttttacaaatttgagCTGTTGTCCAAATTATATAACAACTTTTTTCTCCCACAAAAAGCGTATCTCTNNNNNNNNNNNNNNNNNNNNNNNNNNNNNNNNNNNNNNNNNNNNNNNNNNNNNNNNNNNNNNNNNNNNNNNNNNNNNNNNNNNNNNNNNNNNNNNNNNNNATCATCTTTCCCAAAAGAAGTATTGACTTTACTTTTTGTACTCTTAGTCTAGCCAACCGTGATGACTTCCTATTCCCTCTGTCACCAGTCCACACCTTCCAGTGATTGATTTAGGAACATTTAGGATGATATTCTAGGATTGAACCACTTGTCTATGGAAGAAGCAGTTAAGTACCCTTTCATATTGCCCTCACAGCCAAGGAATATACAGGTGCAGCTCCCAAATGATGATATAAAGAGGACACAAGTCACTCACAACAACTCTAGGACACTGAGTGTCACCATCCTAGTTAGGCTTTGGTTGGGGCCTCCTAAACGTTGCCTAACTTGAGTTGTTTTTCATGGTTCTGGTGTACTATATGTCTAGATAATCGTGTTCCACATGCTTTTTTCCTGCTCTGGAAAGATGCTGAGTCATCTATTGTAGATTCTACTATTTCTccgcgtgttttttttttttttaattgagaaaggttaacaattaatatattatgttaatgGAGAAATTCGAAcggatgatttttttatcactcCAACTCTTGTGCATTATTAAACCACCTTATAACTCCCACGATTTCTCAGCGATATGCATATCACATTTATACGTATGATCAAATTTACCAATTAAGTGAAACTCATAAAGTGAAGTTgcatcccaaataaaatatcTGTATGTTTGATTCTCCTGGAAGTGCGACAACCAAGTAGTTTTACGGCTGGTTTAGATAcataacttaaaatatttatttgattagcGTATTTCGTGATATTAACTTCACTTACTGAAACAGATTATGCTTTTCTGTGCAACCTTTGAAAATAAGATAAGAGTATATGTAAGACATACGTCATTTTCATAACTAAATCCAAATAAATCTTTAGAAATCTccttaatcataataatatccCCATAAGTGGCTAGGAACTTTTTCAGACTAGCTATAAAATAGACAAGCATAACAACATTAGCATTGACTAAACTAAAACAACTGCTGAATATCAGGATTGACGAATCTATAGATGCCTCTTTTCTGAAAGTTCATTGCCTTTGTCTTTCATCATGTTTGCAGGCTTCTGTTGTGAATTTGGATGAAGCCCCGgggagaggggggggggggggggggggggggagaatagaataaactaaattaattgtttttcgcAACAGTGGTGAAAATTTTAACCTAAACTTTTGGAGCAAAAGATTTATGTTGTGTTTCAATACTTAGGAagttcaaaaatattataatgtgTTTAGATAAGTAACTTGAAATCCCACAAATGATATAGGCCACTTTTTTTACCACTTAGGGATCCTCTCACTCACTCTATAGGTTTACGGTTGGCTTGGATCTTGTTCAGTGCTTCCCTCAAAATCAATATTACATTTCTCTTTACTTACTGCATAAATGGCATTTTTCaggtaaaaaatcaaaataaatgggTCTAATTATATGGCATGCTGTGATATGGTTTGATTGGTGAAACTGAGGTTATCTATAGGAGTGACGGCTAAGACATAATTGGCGTTTTAAGATTTATAAAAATCAGGTTTGGTCTTGATTTTCTTCTAAAGTTAATAgttcttctattttcaaaatGGTGCACTAGACCATTTCACCGTGTTATGCAGTGCTGACAGTGTCCTACTTTGGGTCAAACTAgtcttgataattttttaatttattttataacgtcGCACTTTCAAAATAGTTAACTTAAAATCAACTTTCTGAGATGAATCATATAAGATTACTACAAATATAGacaatttatatgatttttttaaccaagtactgatagaaaat is a window from the Glycine max cultivar Williams 82 chromosome 2, Glycine_max_v4.0, whole genome shotgun sequence genome containing:
- the LOC100783096 gene encoding metalloendoproteinase 5-MMP; this encodes MKKVFRDSFKRWAQATTGVLRLTETTYDNADIKVGFRIFNNIWDQVFSLSFIILQPGSNVTTGDIRLKGAILWSLPSEKESLSWENGVLDLESAAMHLLGLDHSNKEDSVMYPNVLPWQQRKVELSVSDMENIQRHYTNGISGHSGRWGVLLITILSLGFAYELL